A window from Primulina huaijiensis isolate GDHJ02 chromosome 11, ASM1229523v2, whole genome shotgun sequence encodes these proteins:
- the LOC140989018 gene encoding uncharacterized protein isoform X2 translates to MDKLLEFGRKAMFYVRVLSGYEERRIRSYRLQLQQRLQKAEEKKVALQKVPEQIILSEVRQMVQDMQSMNKKLEETEAAIEEYFKPIDKDAELLMKTQLEGEEKTMREMMKAMQSRAFLDQAEVEKTEKLKSTQPDQHIEGSISSDKRAQVS, encoded by the exons ATGGATAAGCTATTGGAATTTGGGAGAAAAGCGATGTTCTATGTTAGGGTTCTTTCGGGCTATGAAGAACGAAGGATCCGATCTTATAGATTGCAGCTGCAGCAACGCCTTCAGAAG GCAGAAGAAAAGAAAGTGGCTCTCCAAAAGGTACCTGAACAGATTATTTTATCAGAGGTGCGACAGATGGTACAAGATATGCAATCAATGAATAAGAAGTTAGAGGAAACA GAGGCAGCCATTGAGGAGTACTTCAAGCCAATTGACAAGGACGCGGAGCTACTAATGAAAACTCAGCTCGAAGGAGAGGAAAAGACAATGAGGGAGATGATGAAGGCAATGCAATCACGGGCTTTTCTTGATCAAGCTGAAGTTGAAAAAACGGAAAAGTTGAAAAGCACCCAACCTGATCAGCATATCGAAGGTTCAATATCTTCAGATAAGCGTGCTCAAGTGAGTTAA
- the LOC140989018 gene encoding uncharacterized protein isoform X1 encodes MDKLLEFGRKAMFYVRVLSGYEERRIRSYRLQLQQRLQKVSFYFHFFFSSGLFFTAEEKKVALQKVPEQIILSEVRQMVQDMQSMNKKLEETEAAIEEYFKPIDKDAELLMKTQLEGEEKTMREMMKAMQSRAFLDQAEVEKTEKLKSTQPDQHIEGSISSDKRAQVS; translated from the exons ATGGATAAGCTATTGGAATTTGGGAGAAAAGCGATGTTCTATGTTAGGGTTCTTTCGGGCTATGAAGAACGAAGGATCCGATCTTATAGATTGCAGCTGCAGCAACGCCTTCAGAAGGTTTCTTTctatttccatttttttttcagttCTGGGCTGTTTTTTACG GCAGAAGAAAAGAAAGTGGCTCTCCAAAAGGTACCTGAACAGATTATTTTATCAGAGGTGCGACAGATGGTACAAGATATGCAATCAATGAATAAGAAGTTAGAGGAAACA GAGGCAGCCATTGAGGAGTACTTCAAGCCAATTGACAAGGACGCGGAGCTACTAATGAAAACTCAGCTCGAAGGAGAGGAAAAGACAATGAGGGAGATGATGAAGGCAATGCAATCACGGGCTTTTCTTGATCAAGCTGAAGTTGAAAAAACGGAAAAGTTGAAAAGCACCCAACCTGATCAGCATATCGAAGGTTCAATATCTTCAGATAAGCGTGCTCAAGTGAGTTAA